From Brassica oleracea var. oleracea cultivar TO1000 chromosome C3, BOL, whole genome shotgun sequence, a single genomic window includes:
- the LOC106332261 gene encoding transcription factor bHLH123-like isoform X2, which yields MGDHHDFINSGSWWKVSSSSSTSSSMRASSIVSGGSDVFHEKVHHSLATDHHLQMIGLGLSSQPPVDQWNQPLLGDSKAETSFGVMLQENLNLDATSNANAIQESDSSNHQALWRDTQINNSDFKPQLNMTSSNRGFFLENQFSPHGSSSTDSSTVTCQGFAVDNSLYGTATTPSSSSAMFHQGAGFNLPGSSDQQPSRNHQQPNLGYGNYDQMASTWFSRSSPPKPNSPLRFSNNATFWNPAATAGNVGPTHHDASSNFFPALQPPQIHAPSFDEQKSITKVPDSRSNEVKRGGADQPAAKRAKSEAPSPSPASKVRKEKMGDRIAALQQLVSPFGKTDAASVLSEAIEYIKFLHQQVSALSNPYMKSGASLQHQQMSDHHKELEVSEEPDLRSRGLCLVPVSSIFPVTQDTTVDFWTPTFGGTFR from the exons ATGGGAGATCATCATGATTTCATCAACTCAGGAAGCTGGTGGAAAGTATCTTCTTCTTCCTCAACATCTTCTTCCATGAGAGCAAGCTCAATTGTATCTGGCGGTTCTGATGTTTTCCATGAAAAGGTTCATCATTCATTAGCTACTGATCATCATCTACAAATGATTGGTTTAGGGCTTTCTTCACAACCACCTGTTGATCAATGGAACCAACCTCTCTT AGGAGATAGTAAAGCGGAGACAAGCTTTGGAGTGATGCTTCAAGAGAATCTCAATTTAGATGCCACCTCAAACGCAAACGCTATTCAAGAATCTGATTCCTCTAACCACCAAGCTTTGTGGCGAGATACGCAGATCAATAATAGCGATTTCAAACCGCAGCTAAATATGACGAGCAGCAACCGCGGTTTTTTCTTGGAAAATCAGTTCAGCCCTCACGGGAGCTCAAGTACGGACAGTAGCACAGTAACATGTCAAGGCTTCGCCGTTGACAACTCGTTGTACGGAACAGCAACAACTCCTAGTTCCTCTTCAGCTATGTTTCATCAAGGAGCTGGTTTTAATTTGCCTGGCTCTTCCGACCAACAACCGTCGAGGAATCATCAGCAACCAAATCTTGGGTACGGAAACTATGATCAGATGGCATCGACTTGGTTTTCAAGATCTTCGCCGCCTAAACCAAACAGTCCTTTGCGATTCTCTAACAACGCAACGTTTTGGAACCCAGCGGCAACGGCTGGAAACGTGGGTCCTACTCATCATGACGCGTCGTCGAACTTTTTTCCGGCGTTACAGCCGCCGCAGATTCACGCGCCGAGTTTTGATGAACAAAAG AGTATAACGAAGGTTCCTGATTCGAGGAGCAATGAAGTAAAGAGAGGTGGAGCAGATCAGCCGGCGGCTAAGAGGGCCAAGAGCGAAGCACCGTCTCCGTCACCAGCTTCCAAG GTCAGGAAAGAGAAAATGGGCGACAGAATCGCTGCGCTCCAACAATTGGTTTCACCTTTCGGAAAG ACTGACGCAGCCTCAGTGCTCTCTGAAGCCATTGAATACATTAAGTTCTTACACCAACAAGTTTCA GCTCTGAGTAACCCATATATGAAAAGTGGAGCATCTTTACAGCATCAACAG ATGAGTGATCATCACAAAGAGCTAGAAGTTTCAGAAGAACCAGATCTTAGAAGTCGAGGTTTATGCTTAGTGCCAGTTTCGAGCATATTTCCAGTGACGCAGGATACTACAGTAGATTTCTGGACTCCTACGTTTGGTGGGACTTTTAGATAG
- the LOC106332261 gene encoding transcription factor bHLH123-like isoform X1 codes for MGDHHDFINSGSWWKVSSSSSTSSSMRASSIVSGGSDVFHEKVHHSLATDHHLQMIGLGLSSQPPVDQWNQPLLRGDSKAETSFGVMLQENLNLDATSNANAIQESDSSNHQALWRDTQINNSDFKPQLNMTSSNRGFFLENQFSPHGSSSTDSSTVTCQGFAVDNSLYGTATTPSSSSAMFHQGAGFNLPGSSDQQPSRNHQQPNLGYGNYDQMASTWFSRSSPPKPNSPLRFSNNATFWNPAATAGNVGPTHHDASSNFFPALQPPQIHAPSFDEQKSITKVPDSRSNEVKRGGADQPAAKRAKSEAPSPSPASKVRKEKMGDRIAALQQLVSPFGKTDAASVLSEAIEYIKFLHQQVSALSNPYMKSGASLQHQQMSDHHKELEVSEEPDLRSRGLCLVPVSSIFPVTQDTTVDFWTPTFGGTFR; via the exons ATGGGAGATCATCATGATTTCATCAACTCAGGAAGCTGGTGGAAAGTATCTTCTTCTTCCTCAACATCTTCTTCCATGAGAGCAAGCTCAATTGTATCTGGCGGTTCTGATGTTTTCCATGAAAAGGTTCATCATTCATTAGCTACTGATCATCATCTACAAATGATTGGTTTAGGGCTTTCTTCACAACCACCTGTTGATCAATGGAACCAACCTCTCTT AAGAGGAGATAGTAAAGCGGAGACAAGCTTTGGAGTGATGCTTCAAGAGAATCTCAATTTAGATGCCACCTCAAACGCAAACGCTATTCAAGAATCTGATTCCTCTAACCACCAAGCTTTGTGGCGAGATACGCAGATCAATAATAGCGATTTCAAACCGCAGCTAAATATGACGAGCAGCAACCGCGGTTTTTTCTTGGAAAATCAGTTCAGCCCTCACGGGAGCTCAAGTACGGACAGTAGCACAGTAACATGTCAAGGCTTCGCCGTTGACAACTCGTTGTACGGAACAGCAACAACTCCTAGTTCCTCTTCAGCTATGTTTCATCAAGGAGCTGGTTTTAATTTGCCTGGCTCTTCCGACCAACAACCGTCGAGGAATCATCAGCAACCAAATCTTGGGTACGGAAACTATGATCAGATGGCATCGACTTGGTTTTCAAGATCTTCGCCGCCTAAACCAAACAGTCCTTTGCGATTCTCTAACAACGCAACGTTTTGGAACCCAGCGGCAACGGCTGGAAACGTGGGTCCTACTCATCATGACGCGTCGTCGAACTTTTTTCCGGCGTTACAGCCGCCGCAGATTCACGCGCCGAGTTTTGATGAACAAAAG AGTATAACGAAGGTTCCTGATTCGAGGAGCAATGAAGTAAAGAGAGGTGGAGCAGATCAGCCGGCGGCTAAGAGGGCCAAGAGCGAAGCACCGTCTCCGTCACCAGCTTCCAAG GTCAGGAAAGAGAAAATGGGCGACAGAATCGCTGCGCTCCAACAATTGGTTTCACCTTTCGGAAAG ACTGACGCAGCCTCAGTGCTCTCTGAAGCCATTGAATACATTAAGTTCTTACACCAACAAGTTTCA GCTCTGAGTAACCCATATATGAAAAGTGGAGCATCTTTACAGCATCAACAG ATGAGTGATCATCACAAAGAGCTAGAAGTTTCAGAAGAACCAGATCTTAGAAGTCGAGGTTTATGCTTAGTGCCAGTTTCGAGCATATTTCCAGTGACGCAGGATACTACAGTAGATTTCTGGACTCCTACGTTTGGTGGGACTTTTAGATAG